Proteins from a single region of Streptomyces sp. TN58:
- a CDS encoding DUF4233 domain-containing protein: MRTLCASTLIGEFFVIGFAGLVAMKDPDLTQATVWTVCGVAMLLSVLLCGMLSRPGAVQLGWALQIGLVASGFVVPTMFFLGAVFAGLWWCSVHYGRRIDAIKERWAASQEAPAASAASDTA; the protein is encoded by the coding sequence ATGCGCACGCTGTGTGCGAGCACGCTGATCGGTGAGTTCTTCGTGATCGGCTTCGCGGGGCTGGTCGCCATGAAGGACCCGGACCTGACCCAGGCCACGGTCTGGACGGTCTGCGGGGTCGCCATGCTGCTGTCGGTGCTGCTGTGCGGGATGCTGTCGCGGCCCGGGGCGGTCCAGCTGGGCTGGGCCCTGCAGATCGGGCTCGTCGCCAGCGGGTTCGTCGTACCGACGATGTTCTTCCTCGGCGCGGTCTTCGCGGGCCTGTGGTGGTGCTCCGTCCACTACGGCCGGAGGATCGACGCGATCAAGGAGCGCTGGGCGGCCTCGCAGGAGGCGCCGGCGGCGAGCGCGGCGTCCGACACCGCCTGA